A part of Candidatus Electrothrix aestuarii genomic DNA contains:
- a CDS encoding type I restriction enzyme HsdR N-terminal domain-containing protein, with amino-acid sequence MQRKNPDHHLVYGTLKDYLTGEELPDTDDERLRQELARMMVEEKGFKPEELEPRLSVETIFNHVFVRSVIDLTVSWKGQRLLVLRYGPGSLVTREKPALAAARVLESSYCIPLAVVTNGRDAELLETRTGKVLATGMEAIPDRVRAEELAQEYLAYPPPTGAARERNLRVLNAFDLEVCCRNFSLGLF; translated from the coding sequence ATGCAGCGTAAGAACCCTGATCATCATTTGGTTTATGGCACCCTCAAGGATTACCTGACTGGCGAGGAATTGCCGGATACGGACGATGAACGACTTCGGCAGGAGTTGGCCCGAATGATGGTGGAAGAAAAGGGCTTTAAGCCGGAGGAGTTGGAGCCTCGTCTCAGCGTGGAGACGATATTTAACCATGTCTTTGTCCGCTCCGTCATTGATTTGACCGTCTCCTGGAAGGGGCAGCGTCTTTTGGTTCTTCGCTATGGCCCCGGCTCTCTGGTGACCCGCGAAAAACCAGCCTTAGCTGCGGCGCGGGTCCTGGAGAGTTCCTATTGTATTCCCTTGGCCGTGGTGACCAATGGTCGAGATGCCGAGCTACTGGAGACCCGAACCGGCAAAGTCTTAGCTACCGGTATGGAGGCTATTCCTGATCGGGTGCGGGCTGAGGAGCTGGCGCAGGAATATCTCGCTTATCCTCCCCCTACCGGCGCAGCGCGGGAACGTAACCTACGGGTGCTGAATGCCTTTGACCTGGAGGTCTGCTGTCGGAATTTTTCGTTGGGCTTGTTTTGA
- a CDS encoding diguanylate cyclase, giving the protein MKPEYQDSLIGIANRRYFDKQLKRAWMNAQKTENPLSLLFCDIDQFIDFHAHYDSPAADVCLRRVGRCLHSTLRRPTDLAARYEGERFAILLPYTDAHGALVIADRMLAEVRSLAIPHEYSDTASVVTISIGGHSLWPRPGLSTKTLVNLVDMRLFQAKYCGRNQSRISTACREELDE; this is encoded by the coding sequence GTGAAACCGGAGTACCAAGATAGCCTCATAGGCATCGCCAATAGACGATATTTTGACAAGCAGCTCAAGAGGGCTTGGATGAATGCGCAAAAAACAGAGAATCCACTCTCTCTTCTTTTTTGCGATATTGATCAGTTCATAGATTTTCATGCGCACTACGACAGCCCTGCTGCTGATGTCTGCCTCAGGCGGGTAGGCCGATGCCTTCACTCAACACTCCGCCGCCCAACAGACTTGGCAGCCCGGTATGAAGGGGAAAGGTTCGCCATTCTCCTCCCCTACACCGATGCCCACGGTGCGCTCGTGATCGCCGACCGAATGCTTGCAGAGGTGCGTTCCTTAGCTATCCCCCATGAGTATTCTGATACAGCCTCTGTGGTGACGATCAGTATCGGGGGGCATAGCCTCTGGCCGAGGCCGGGACTCTCCACCAAAACATTAGTCAACCTGGTAGATATGAGGTTATTTCAGGCCAAGTATTGCGGAAGAAACCAGAGCAGAATCAGCACAGCCTGCCGTGAAGAACTAGATGAATAA
- a CDS encoding HET-C-related protein: protein MNIDKHRAISYCAFKRCYDLLSEDLKNNSEYQKIFYPLWMGNWLTDINQTSAFFSFIPERTQDLESDNDPNSPGPVQFNWLRRCIGRKELERMERTREDKKSDYYQNRKDGSYVLPSIFHTRPDFSKRWENLIAALWGDEWTSTKDAWKFSKDMGEMEDFLSLEEPSAPGVTTGTAEEIGVYFPLDHFDVTDQYIIQGNEQVLDNREASEFAGYKNRDFMTSTVQEALKYTKQDWLKKAFDATQDVDPSSTQQNRLTDYQALKLLGHGLHTLQDFYAHSNYSDLLLICLAEERFLDEYWNKRIHHLAHKTEVGTFNAFVLHKEPSTGQRTGKATPVVTGRFDPIDTVHTLLHLAIDNIHSHDEETHTQENKKDGKKEKEDRLLHILFNTFSDLDIIQKVRGPIELYLDFSRQIDQIQAGISHFFMNYLVDPLVKDILQGQDQFVDAYLLLKDVTLHNEERLREYRKAGELLFHQHTIENYLRKEITEAEESGRMILPHHALLAKDQDKTNDAVKLSYKLSCALAAEASTEVLVKYFQGASFSELEPLLKRRYVHPQFHIEQGDAVKSLRKAISSLNVKWFWYALQNPKNNQSILGFDMSN, encoded by the coding sequence ATGAATATTGATAAACACAGAGCCATTTCATACTGTGCTTTCAAACGTTGCTATGACCTCCTCTCCGAGGACTTAAAAAACAACTCGGAATACCAAAAAATATTTTATCCGCTCTGGATGGGTAATTGGCTGACAGACATCAATCAGACCAGCGCGTTTTTTTCTTTTATCCCGGAAAGGACGCAGGACTTAGAGAGCGATAACGATCCCAATTCCCCTGGACCTGTTCAGTTCAACTGGCTGAGAAGATGTATAGGCCGAAAAGAGCTGGAACGAATGGAGCGTACCAGAGAAGATAAAAAAAGCGACTATTATCAAAACAGAAAAGACGGCAGTTATGTTCTCCCGTCCATTTTTCATACTCGGCCCGATTTCAGCAAAAGATGGGAAAATCTCATAGCTGCTCTATGGGGTGACGAATGGACTTCCACAAAAGATGCCTGGAAATTCAGCAAGGACATGGGAGAAATGGAGGATTTCCTCTCCTTGGAGGAGCCGAGCGCCCCCGGCGTAACCACCGGTACAGCGGAAGAAATCGGTGTCTATTTTCCCTTAGACCATTTTGATGTAACGGACCAGTATATTATACAAGGAAATGAACAGGTACTAGATAACCGGGAAGCGTCGGAATTCGCAGGGTATAAAAATCGGGATTTCATGACCTCCACCGTCCAGGAAGCCCTGAAGTACACCAAGCAAGATTGGCTAAAAAAGGCTTTTGATGCAACCCAGGATGTAGACCCAAGCAGCACCCAGCAAAATCGCCTTACCGACTATCAGGCCTTAAAACTGTTAGGACATGGTCTGCACACCCTTCAGGATTTTTATGCCCACAGCAATTACTCTGACCTGCTTCTCATCTGCCTGGCAGAAGAAAGGTTTCTGGATGAGTACTGGAATAAACGAATTCATCATCTGGCCCATAAAACCGAGGTTGGCACCTTTAACGCCTTTGTGCTCCATAAAGAGCCATCAACGGGTCAACGCACGGGCAAAGCGACCCCAGTGGTGACAGGACGTTTTGATCCCATTGACACCGTCCACACTCTGCTTCATCTGGCCATTGATAACATCCACAGTCACGATGAGGAAACACATACTCAGGAAAATAAAAAGGACGGAAAAAAGGAAAAAGAAGACAGGCTGCTCCACATTCTCTTTAACACCTTTTCAGATCTTGATATCATCCAGAAAGTCAGAGGCCCCATAGAGCTCTACCTTGATTTCTCCCGACAGATAGACCAAATACAGGCGGGAATTTCCCACTTTTTCATGAATTATCTGGTTGACCCGCTTGTCAAAGATATCCTCCAGGGACAGGATCAGTTCGTTGATGCCTATCTCCTCCTCAAGGATGTAACACTGCATAATGAGGAAAGGCTTCGGGAGTATCGCAAGGCAGGCGAACTCCTCTTTCATCAACACACCATTGAAAACTATCTGCGCAAAGAAATCACAGAGGCAGAAGAAAGCGGCAGGATGATCCTCCCCCATCACGCCCTATTAGCCAAAGATCAGGACAAAACCAACGATGCAGTCAAATTGTCCTATAAACTCTCCTGCGCCTTGGCAGCAGAGGCCTCAACAGAGGTCCTGGTGAAATATTTTCAGGGAGCAAGCTTCAGCGAATTGGAACCGCTACTCAAACGCCGCTATGTCCACCCGCAATTTCACATTGAGCAAGGTGATGCGGTAAAAAGCCTGCGAAAAGCCATCAGTTCCTTAAATGTAAAATGGTTCTGGTATGCTTTGCAGAACCCGAAGAATAACCAGAGCATTTTAGGCTTTGACATGAGTAATTGA
- a CDS encoding PaeR7I family type II restriction endonuclease produces MPLTLSDYKTKTERAVQIFWASRSTARTQQKKSGKLDQGERAGVTAGKNMDGFIDLFINIIQENGLNNIKIHQRRSALTLPGFFRPTKLWDLLVTHRGELIAAIELKSQAGPSFGNNFNNRAEEAIGTAHDFWTAYREGAFGNQSRPFVGWLMLVEDAPKSRSPIRDTSPHFPLFQEFSNTSYIQRYDLLCQKLMKEQLYTKAALIISPRAGSGSFSELSPLTGIKAFVSSLAGHVAAEAARME; encoded by the coding sequence ATGCCCCTTACCCTTTCAGATTACAAGACAAAAACAGAAAGAGCAGTGCAAATTTTCTGGGCAAGTCGCTCTACTGCTCGAACACAGCAAAAAAAATCCGGCAAATTGGATCAGGGAGAACGGGCAGGTGTAACAGCAGGAAAAAATATGGACGGTTTTATCGACCTGTTCATCAACATTATCCAGGAAAACGGCCTGAATAATATTAAAATCCACCAACGGCGCTCTGCTCTGACACTACCGGGTTTCTTCCGTCCAACAAAGCTTTGGGATTTATTAGTGACGCACCGAGGCGAATTAATAGCAGCCATTGAATTAAAGAGCCAAGCTGGCCCATCTTTTGGCAACAACTTCAATAATAGAGCTGAAGAGGCTATAGGCACTGCGCACGACTTCTGGACAGCATATAGAGAAGGAGCTTTTGGCAACCAATCTCGCCCTTTTGTCGGCTGGTTGATGCTGGTTGAAGATGCCCCAAAATCGCGTTCTCCGATTCGCGACACCTCACCACATTTTCCTCTCTTCCAGGAATTTTCAAACACTTCGTACATCCAACGATACGACTTATTATGCCAAAAGCTGATGAAAGAGCAGCTGTATACAAAAGCCGCTCTTATTATTAGCCCTCGTGCCGGTTCCGGCTCGTTTTCCGAACTCTCACCACTAACAGGCATCAAAGCCTTTGTCAGTTCGTTAGCAGGTCATGTTGCAGCTGAAGCAGCACGAATGGAGTAA
- a CDS encoding Eco57I restriction-modification methylase domain-containing protein — protein MVQTTLFELTHSGAPPVTQEVKTALKELAQTNNREVRGAVYTRTEVVNFILDLIGFTEDQPLFKKRILEPSFGNGNFLLPLLDRLLASWKRHSISEDYKELQHSLVATELHRQSFTTTKQTVITKLTSYGISHNQATKLADTWLLQGDFLLTPLDQQFNFVIGNPPYVRQELIPSPLLREYRSRFQTMYDRADLYVPFFEKALSLLEDSGVLGFICADRWMKNKYGGPLRKKISGNYHLKIYIDMVGTNAFLSDVSTYPAITIINKQRNGPTRILRKPKIEKKSLSTLAAELLAPALPKDSVIQELHNVLHNDAPWLLDPTDKMLSLLRRLELSFPTIEETGCKIGIGVATGADKIFIGKYDTLDVEKNRKLPLARTKDIKTGQVIWQGDGIINPFDSTGTLVNLNTYPKLKKYLYQHKTTIANRHCAKKSPANWYRTIDRINPSLTYRPKLLIPDIKGGAHIVFEPGKLYPHHNLYYIISDKWELQALQAVLLSDITKLFITTYSTKMRGGYFRFQAQYLRRIRIPQWNTVSPSIREELIIASSSRNLTACNRAAFKLYGLSEEDKITLNESRE, from the coding sequence TTGGTCCAAACAACGTTATTTGAACTTACCCACTCTGGAGCTCCACCAGTCACTCAAGAAGTAAAAACAGCCCTTAAAGAGCTTGCGCAAACCAATAACCGCGAAGTTCGCGGAGCCGTATATACTCGGACTGAAGTTGTCAATTTCATACTTGATCTGATCGGTTTTACCGAGGATCAACCTCTTTTTAAAAAACGAATCCTGGAGCCTTCTTTCGGAAACGGCAATTTTCTTCTCCCATTGCTTGACCGCCTGCTTGCCTCATGGAAGCGCCATTCAATATCAGAAGACTATAAAGAATTGCAACATTCTCTCGTTGCTACAGAACTGCACCGGCAAAGCTTCACAACAACTAAACAAACTGTAATAACCAAGTTAACGAGCTACGGAATATCTCATAACCAAGCCACCAAACTTGCTGACACATGGCTATTGCAAGGAGATTTCCTCCTCACCCCTCTGGACCAGCAATTTAATTTCGTTATAGGGAATCCTCCTTACGTGAGACAGGAGCTCATCCCCTCCCCTCTTCTCAGGGAATACAGAAGCCGCTTTCAAACGATGTATGATCGTGCAGACCTCTATGTTCCGTTTTTCGAAAAGGCATTGTCTTTGTTAGAGGATTCCGGTGTACTGGGATTTATCTGTGCAGATCGCTGGATGAAGAACAAATACGGTGGCCCATTACGAAAAAAAATATCCGGCAACTATCATTTGAAAATATATATAGACATGGTGGGAACAAATGCCTTTTTATCCGATGTCAGCACCTACCCTGCTATAACGATAATTAATAAACAACGAAATGGCCCAACAAGAATCCTCCGAAAACCCAAAATAGAAAAAAAATCCTTATCTACTTTGGCTGCCGAACTCCTTGCTCCAGCCCTACCCAAGGATTCAGTGATCCAGGAACTACACAATGTTCTTCATAACGATGCTCCGTGGTTACTTGACCCAACAGATAAAATGCTCTCGTTATTACGCCGCCTGGAGCTCAGTTTCCCGACAATTGAAGAAACAGGCTGTAAGATAGGCATCGGTGTAGCAACAGGTGCGGACAAAATTTTTATAGGAAAGTATGACACACTTGATGTAGAAAAAAATCGTAAGCTCCCTCTGGCAAGAACAAAGGATATTAAAACCGGCCAGGTCATCTGGCAAGGCGATGGCATCATAAATCCGTTTGACAGCACCGGCACACTGGTCAATCTCAATACCTATCCAAAATTAAAAAAATATCTATACCAGCATAAAACAACTATAGCCAACCGACATTGTGCCAAAAAATCTCCGGCAAACTGGTATAGAACTATTGATCGTATCAACCCTTCTCTCACATATCGCCCTAAACTTTTAATTCCTGACATTAAAGGTGGCGCTCATATTGTTTTTGAACCAGGAAAGCTCTATCCTCATCATAATTTATATTATATTATTTCTGATAAATGGGAGCTACAAGCTCTTCAAGCCGTATTGCTCTCCGATATTACAAAATTATTCATTACAACATACTCAACAAAGATGCGTGGTGGCTACTTCCGTTTTCAAGCCCAATATTTACGACGGATAAGGATTCCCCAGTGGAATACTGTTTCCCCATCAATCCGCGAAGAGCTTATTATAGCCAGTTCCTCAAGGAATCTTACGGCTTGCAACCGAGCAGCCTTTAAGCTGTATGGTTTAAGCGAGGAAGACAAAATCACTCTTAACGAAAGCAGAGAATAG